From the genome of Pelomonas sp. SE-A7, one region includes:
- a CDS encoding phospholipase D-like domain-containing protein, with protein sequence MRPTLRLLALALASLASFQAHADFAIPGFELVHTAPVETSLATPDLREPVGVWRQMFDGAKKEIAIAQFYVAGEPGEALDELIGRLEAAAARGVKIRFLMEDKGQRLSVPATLERLRKIPGIEFRLLDYNKLSGNGIIHAKYFVVDGAQAFVGSQNFDWRALKHIHETGLRISDATVVAQVQAIFEQDWQAQALIAAGKPVPVLAQPAQPFDIDRKSFLLSSPRSWNPPGVGDSEEVLPRLLAQAQKEVRVQLLDYVPLSYAPGRRPFYAVIDNAIRSALQRGVKVKLMVSNWNTEEPAIDHLKSLALLPGIEIRIVTLPRASTGFIPFARVIHTKTMVIDGELAWVGTSNWSGGYLDKSRNLEVVMRDKAMAERVAALHEQTWSSNYAAPIDVMKHYPKPAKGTP encoded by the coding sequence ATGCGTCCGACCCTGCGTCTCCTTGCCCTGGCCCTGGCCTCGCTCGCGAGCTTCCAGGCCCATGCCGACTTCGCCATCCCCGGCTTCGAGCTGGTCCACACGGCACCGGTAGAGACCAGCCTGGCCACGCCCGACCTGCGCGAACCGGTGGGGGTCTGGCGCCAGATGTTCGATGGCGCCAAGAAGGAAATCGCCATCGCCCAGTTCTATGTGGCGGGCGAGCCGGGCGAGGCGCTGGACGAGCTGATCGGACGGCTGGAGGCGGCCGCGGCGCGCGGCGTGAAGATCCGCTTCCTGATGGAAGACAAGGGCCAGCGCCTGTCGGTGCCCGCCACGCTGGAGCGGCTCAGGAAGATCCCCGGCATCGAGTTCCGCCTGCTGGACTACAACAAGCTCAGCGGCAACGGCATCATCCACGCCAAGTATTTCGTGGTGGACGGTGCCCAGGCCTTCGTCGGCAGCCAGAACTTCGACTGGCGCGCCCTCAAGCACATCCACGAGACCGGCCTGCGCATCAGCGACGCCACCGTCGTGGCTCAGGTCCAGGCGATCTTCGAGCAGGACTGGCAGGCGCAAGCGCTGATCGCGGCCGGCAAGCCGGTGCCGGTGCTGGCCCAGCCGGCCCAGCCCTTCGACATCGACAGGAAGAGCTTCCTGCTGTCCAGCCCGCGATCCTGGAACCCGCCCGGCGTGGGCGACTCGGAAGAAGTGCTGCCGCGCCTGCTGGCCCAAGCACAGAAGGAAGTACGGGTCCAGCTGCTGGACTACGTGCCGCTGAGCTATGCGCCGGGCCGCCGGCCGTTCTATGCGGTGATAGACAACGCGATCCGGTCGGCTTTGCAGCGCGGGGTCAAGGTCAAGCTGATGGTGTCGAACTGGAACACCGAGGAGCCGGCCATTGACCACCTGAAGAGCCTGGCCCTGCTGCCCGGCATAGAGATCCGCATCGTGACATTGCCGCGGGCCTCGACCGGCTTCATTCCTTTCGCCCGGGTGATCCACACCAAGACGATGGTGATAGACGGCGAGCTGGCCTGGGTGGGCACCAGCAACTGGAGCGGCGGCTACCTGGACAAGTCGCGCAACCTGGAAGTGGTGATGCGCGACAAGGCCATGGCCGAGCGCGTGGCCGCGCTGCATGAGCAGACCTGGAGCTCCAACTATGCCGCGCCCATCGACGTGATGAAGCACTATCCGAAGCCGGCCAAGGGCACGCCCTGA